One genomic region from Leptospiraceae bacterium encodes:
- a CDS encoding glucose-1-phosphate adenylyltransferase: protein MLLTNALRKKVVVVILGGGKGTRLLPLTEKRSKPAVSFAGKYRLIDIPISNALNSAFTQIYVLTQYNSYSLNRHISRTYNFNSVYRQGFVEIIAAEQTMSSVRWFEGTADAVRKVLPRLEDMRPEYIIILSGDQLYNMDLNQFLEEHLEHKGTQISIATKPVPADQVHALGILSADENGKIRDFYEKPDDLSHVESFKMPDGNYLASMGIYIFNTKTLIELLEDPTHTDFGKEIIPDSLKTHNVRSYIYDGYWEDIGTIQSFFEANLMLTDDVPKFDLYIEDNPFYTRPRFLPPIKVNRSDMTKVLLSEGCIINDSKITRSIIGVRQVVDSGTTIENAVVMGADSYGSFDKDGKGIPVGIGKNCTIKNAIIDKDCYISDNVVLVNKAGHKNYEDNYVKITDGIIVVKRRSTIPSGYEI, encoded by the coding sequence ATGTTATTGACCAATGCACTCAGAAAAAAAGTAGTAGTAGTTATTTTAGGAGGAGGAAAAGGAACACGTCTTTTACCTCTTACAGAAAAGCGTTCTAAGCCGGCAGTAAGTTTTGCGGGTAAATATCGATTGATTGATATTCCTATTTCAAATGCCTTAAATAGTGCCTTTACACAAATTTACGTTCTTACCCAGTATAACTCTTATTCTCTGAACCGACATATATCCAGAACTTATAATTTCAATTCCGTATATCGTCAGGGTTTTGTGGAGATCATTGCTGCTGAGCAAACTATGTCATCTGTTCGATGGTTTGAAGGAACAGCCGATGCCGTAAGGAAAGTATTACCGAGGTTGGAAGATATGCGGCCCGAATACATCATCATTCTTTCCGGTGATCAGTTATACAACATGGATCTGAACCAGTTCCTGGAAGAACACCTGGAGCATAAAGGAACCCAGATTTCTATCGCTACGAAACCCGTTCCGGCAGATCAGGTTCATGCACTCGGTATTCTTTCTGCTGATGAAAATGGTAAAATCAGGGACTTTTATGAAAAGCCGGATGATTTGAGTCATGTGGAGTCCTTTAAAATGCCGGATGGTAATTATCTTGCATCGATGGGGATTTACATATTCAACACAAAGACCTTAATTGAACTTTTGGAAGATCCTACACATACTGATTTTGGTAAAGAGATTATTCCGGATTCCTTAAAAACCCATAACGTTCGCTCTTATATTTATGATGGATACTGGGAAGATATAGGGACTATACAAAGCTTTTTTGAGGCCAACTTGATGTTAACAGACGATGTTCCCAAGTTTGACTTATACATCGAAGATAACCCATTCTATACCAGGCCAAGGTTTTTACCTCCGATCAAGGTGAACCGTTCCGACATGACCAAGGTTCTTTTATCGGAAGGTTGTATCATCAATGATTCCAAGATTACCAGAAGTATCATTGGTGTACGGCAGGTAGTAGATTCCGGAACCACGATTGAAAATGCCGTAGTTATGGGAGCTGACTCTTATGGAAGTTTTGATAAAGATGGAAAGGGTATTCCGGTAGGTATCGGTAAGAACTGTACTATCAAGAATGCCATTATTGACAAGGACTGCTATATCAGTGATAACGTGGTTCTGGTCAACAAAGCCGGCCATAAGAATTATGAAGACAACTATGTAAAAATTACAGATGGGATCATTGTCGTAAAACGCCGTTCTACAATTCCCAGCGGATACGAAATCTAA
- a CDS encoding thioredoxin family protein codes for MTRIIFLLFFIFSFSGLGAESLIDSLNHFVEKELSAESNSFYSFLLLFLGGFAASLLPCTYPLYPITLGIIRQRAEGNSNYTHPSLYYIGLAFIYMIFGFIAGISGGAFNTILRYPQTNLLIAFLIFLMGLSSLELLYIPFFTQRQVNAGNKGLGGTFLLGMAAGLLSSPCVGPVVVTVLLAITTSIKTFSIGLIFLTAFKMLIFGAGVGFIFLLIGIFGLSLPRSGNWLKYIQIILGLVVILFSYSYYEKAIKGFGLDEKTGIQVLLSFLIILLSAYSLQSEEKQKHEKMRGALAVSTLITASLILFISFLPRQLVKTTENSGISKTRTETEKENVEMHGNLKWYRDKEQAYREAKRSGKKLFIDFYADWCTNCKAFQKLSLSDETLNKALQTAVLYKVMDTDKIFDTYAEDPKFPELQIGLPFFLIFDSEGKELIYKTTNYLNTKEMIESLR; via the coding sequence ATGACAAGAATTATCTTCCTTCTTTTTTTCATCTTTTCCTTTTCCGGTCTGGGTGCAGAGAGTCTTATTGATTCTCTCAACCATTTTGTAGAAAAAGAACTATCCGCAGAAAGCAATAGCTTTTATTCGTTTCTTCTTCTATTCCTCGGAGGCTTTGCAGCAAGCCTTCTACCCTGTACCTATCCACTCTACCCGATTACTCTCGGTATCATTCGACAAAGAGCAGAAGGAAACTCGAACTATACCCATCCGAGCCTCTACTACATCGGTCTTGCGTTTATTTACATGATTTTCGGATTTATTGCCGGGATAAGTGGTGGTGCGTTCAATACCATTCTTCGATACCCACAAACGAATCTCCTCATTGCATTTTTAATTTTTTTAATGGGACTCAGTTCATTAGAACTATTATATATTCCATTTTTCACCCAGAGACAGGTCAATGCAGGAAACAAAGGCCTCGGAGGAACTTTCCTCTTAGGCATGGCAGCCGGACTACTTTCATCTCCCTGCGTAGGTCCTGTTGTAGTTACCGTATTACTGGCCATAACCACTTCCATAAAAACCTTCAGCATCGGTCTTATATTCCTCACTGCTTTTAAAATGCTCATCTTTGGTGCCGGTGTAGGTTTCATTTTCTTGCTGATTGGAATCTTCGGACTATCCCTTCCCCGTTCCGGAAACTGGCTAAAGTATATACAGATAATCTTAGGTCTGGTCGTAATTTTATTTTCTTATAGCTATTACGAAAAAGCCATAAAAGGTTTTGGCTTAGATGAAAAAACAGGAATACAGGTTTTGCTATCTTTTCTTATTATTTTGCTTTCAGCTTACAGTCTTCAATCAGAAGAAAAGCAAAAACATGAGAAAATGAGAGGAGCCCTGGCAGTTTCTACTTTAATTACAGCCAGTCTTATTCTATTTATAAGTTTTTTGCCGAGACAGTTAGTCAAAACAACCGAGAACTCCGGAATAAGTAAAACCCGGACCGAAACCGAAAAAGAAAATGTAGAGATGCACGGTAACTTAAAATGGTACCGGGATAAAGAACAGGCATACAGAGAAGCAAAACGCAGTGGAAAAAAACTCTTTATAGATTTCTATGCCGATTGGTGTACAAACTGTAAGGCCTTTCAAAAACTAAGCCTGTCTGATGAAACTTTGAATAAAGCTCTACAAACCGCTGTTCTCTATAAAGTGATGGATACAGATAAAATCTTTGACACTTATGCAGAAGATCCAAAGTTTCCGGAACTCCAAATAGGTCTTCCATTTTTTCTTATTTTTGACTCAGAAGGTAAAGAGCTGATTTATAAAACCACGAACTATCTCAATACAAAAGAGATGATTGAATCACTTCGCTAA
- a CDS encoding iron-containing alcohol dehydrogenase: MTEIQQFNFPTVIRYGMGSANELANFAKEKGFKRPLFVTDKDLVSMSFTQKYIESLSNEALLIDVYSEIAGNPTKSQVELGARRYREHYSDCIIAFGGGAAIDVAKCIAVLSAHPEDLFAYEDVEGARPIHTNLLPFIFAIPTTAGTGSEVGRSAVISDDLTKVKKIIFSPGLLPGRVYLDPYFCLNLPASLTATTGFDALTHLVEAYLSKPFHPLCDGIALEGIKLIGKNLSSATKFSKKNEGASDTHIKARAEMLLASSMGAIAFQKGLGVNHSCAHALSTVCDMHHGLANAIMLPYCLAFNYTVIPEKFGIIARAAGLEEGKNFIDWVKELKKELGIPEFLSDAGVKEEHLDKLVEIAYKDVCHSLNPRVVRESDFRRIFTDALKLT; the protein is encoded by the coding sequence ATGACAGAAATCCAACAATTTAACTTTCCGACTGTTATTCGCTATGGAATGGGCTCTGCTAATGAACTGGCAAATTTTGCAAAAGAAAAGGGTTTTAAAAGACCTCTTTTTGTTACTGATAAGGATCTGGTATCTATGAGCTTTACACAAAAATACATAGAATCTTTAAGTAACGAAGCCCTGCTTATAGATGTTTATTCCGAGATAGCCGGCAATCCAACCAAATCTCAGGTAGAACTTGGTGCCAGGCGTTACCGTGAGCACTACTCCGACTGCATCATTGCTTTTGGTGGAGGTGCCGCTATTGATGTGGCGAAATGTATTGCTGTTCTATCAGCACACCCGGAAGACCTTTTTGCCTATGAAGATGTAGAAGGTGCACGTCCGATTCATACTAACCTCCTACCCTTCATCTTCGCAATTCCTACTACAGCCGGAACCGGCTCTGAGGTAGGAAGAAGTGCGGTAATATCAGATGATCTCACAAAAGTAAAAAAAATTATCTTTTCTCCGGGCTTACTACCGGGTCGGGTTTATCTGGATCCATATTTTTGTTTAAATCTTCCTGCTTCCCTTACAGCCACTACAGGCTTTGATGCTCTTACCCACTTAGTAGAAGCCTATCTATCTAAACCTTTCCATCCGCTCTGCGATGGAATTGCTCTTGAGGGTATCAAGCTAATCGGTAAAAATTTAAGTTCGGCTACCAAATTTTCCAAGAAGAATGAAGGCGCAAGCGATACACATATAAAAGCAAGGGCCGAAATGCTTCTGGCTTCCAGTATGGGTGCTATAGCCTTTCAAAAAGGTCTGGGTGTAAATCATTCCTGTGCCCATGCTTTATCAACTGTATGCGACATGCACCACGGACTGGCCAATGCTATTATGCTTCCCTACTGCCTCGCTTTTAATTATACAGTCATCCCGGAAAAATTTGGTATCATAGCCAGAGCAGCCGGTCTTGAAGAAGGGAAGAACTTTATAGATTGGGTAAAGGAGCTAAAAAAAGAGCTGGGTATACCCGAATTTCTTTCCGATGCCGGAGTTAAAGAAGAACATCTTGATAAACTGGTGGAGATTGCATACAAGGATGTTTGTCATAGCTTAAATCCGAGAGTAGTTCGAGAAAGTGATTTCCGCCGTATTTTTACCGATGCTTTAAAACTAACATGA
- a CDS encoding glutamine synthetase codes for MSPEEIQKIIKESKANKVKVAVTDIDGILRGKYIHLDKFLSALESGFGFCNVIFGWDCNDLTYDNVEYTGWHTGYPDALARIDPDTYRNIPWDKQTPFFLADFYTEDGEPLYVCPRQVLKKVIRKAKSMGFEPLFGLEFEFFNFRETSQSLQEKSFTDLSSLTPGMFGYSLIRSTLSQPYFSSIIDELNEFKVPVEGLHTETGPGVYEAGILYSEALEAADRAVLFKTGVKEIASRFGIIPTFMARWNQSLPGSSGHIHQSLKSLDSGVNVFYDSDKENRMSATFQNYLAGQIHCLPDLLPFFAPTVNSYKRLVEGFWAPTRVNWGIDNRTTALRVVPGSAKSTRLETRVGGADINPYLAVAAALAAGLYGIEKGLKPDKKPVQGNGYADKDSVQLSPNLYESAIKMNNSELARELFGNDFIEHFANTRIWEWRESQKAVTSYELERYFEII; via the coding sequence ATGAGTCCCGAAGAAATCCAGAAAATCATCAAAGAATCAAAAGCCAATAAAGTCAAAGTTGCGGTAACCGACATAGACGGCATTCTCAGAGGGAAATATATACATCTTGATAAGTTTCTTTCAGCATTGGAGAGTGGTTTCGGCTTTTGTAATGTAATTTTTGGTTGGGACTGTAACGACCTGACTTATGATAATGTCGAATATACAGGTTGGCATACCGGCTATCCCGATGCTCTGGCGAGAATCGATCCAGACACCTATCGAAACATTCCCTGGGATAAACAAACTCCTTTTTTCCTGGCTGATTTCTATACGGAAGATGGGGAGCCGCTATATGTTTGTCCGAGACAGGTTTTAAAAAAAGTAATCCGGAAAGCAAAGTCTATGGGCTTTGAGCCTCTTTTCGGTCTTGAGTTTGAATTTTTTAATTTTCGAGAAACTTCTCAAAGCCTTCAAGAAAAAAGTTTTACAGATCTATCATCTCTCACGCCCGGTATGTTCGGTTACTCCCTCATTCGCTCTACCTTATCTCAGCCGTATTTTTCTTCTATTATAGATGAGTTGAATGAATTTAAAGTACCGGTAGAAGGTTTACACACAGAAACAGGACCCGGGGTTTATGAAGCCGGCATCCTCTATTCTGAGGCACTCGAAGCAGCTGACCGTGCTGTTTTATTCAAAACCGGAGTCAAAGAAATTGCTTCCCGCTTCGGAATCATTCCCACATTTATGGCGCGTTGGAATCAGTCCTTACCCGGTTCCAGCGGGCATATCCATCAGAGTTTGAAAAGCTTAGATAGCGGTGTAAATGTGTTTTATGATTCTGATAAGGAAAACAGGATGAGTGCAACTTTTCAGAATTATTTAGCAGGACAAATTCATTGTCTACCCGATCTTCTGCCATTCTTCGCTCCAACGGTTAATAGTTATAAGCGATTAGTCGAGGGTTTCTGGGCACCTACACGTGTAAACTGGGGAATTGACAATCGCACCACGGCTCTCAGGGTAGTACCCGGCTCAGCCAAATCAACCCGGCTTGAAACCAGGGTGGGAGGTGCTGATATAAATCCTTACCTTGCAGTAGCGGCTGCCTTAGCTGCCGGTTTATACGGAATAGAAAAGGGTTTAAAACCCGACAAAAAACCCGTACAGGGAAATGGATATGCGGATAAAGACTCCGTTCAACTTTCTCCCAACCTCTATGAATCAGCCATCAAAATGAATAATTCAGAATTAGCACGAGAATTATTTGGCAATGACTTTATTGAACATTTTGCTAATACAAGAATCTGGGAATGGAGAGAGTCTCAGAAAGCCGTAACTTCTTATGAATTAGAACGTTATTTTGAAATAATATAA
- the eat gene encoding ethanolamine permease yields the protein MAEENANLEKKLGPWMLWGLGVGYVISGMYFGWNLGLEKGGTYGMAIATFFVIIMYITFTFSYAELAVSIPKAGGAFDYARLAFGERLGFVAGFSQAIEFVFAPPAIAYAIGAYIHTFLPSVSVLSIAIVVYFLFTALNIYGVKTAASFELVITIFAVIELLVFAFVCLPEFEMSNLQKNPLPHGYSGVFAALPFAIWFFLAIEGVANVAEETINPQKNILIGFGSAIASLVFLAILTFIAAVGVSGWEDIVFEKPGSLPSDSPLPLALGKVVGKSHFLYHMLVSIGLFGLLASFHGIILAAGRATYELGKENFAPPFLGLIHSRFHTPARALLVNMIFGILALFTGKTAEIITLACFGALSLYITSCLSLLQLRKQKPELERPFQVPFYPYFPFIALSIAIVSLLAMVYYNVFLFIIYLMIHLFFYSLYRYFSTRKANENT from the coding sequence ATGGCGGAAGAAAATGCGAACTTAGAAAAGAAACTGGGTCCCTGGATGCTCTGGGGACTTGGAGTAGGCTATGTGATTTCCGGGATGTACTTCGGTTGGAACCTCGGTCTTGAAAAGGGTGGAACCTATGGAATGGCAATTGCCACATTTTTTGTAATTATTATGTATATTACTTTTACATTCAGCTATGCGGAGCTTGCTGTTTCCATTCCTAAGGCCGGTGGGGCTTTTGATTATGCAAGACTTGCTTTTGGTGAGAGGCTGGGTTTTGTGGCAGGATTTTCACAGGCAATAGAGTTTGTATTTGCACCACCTGCCATTGCCTATGCAATCGGTGCCTATATCCACACTTTTCTTCCCTCTGTTTCCGTTCTGAGTATAGCCATTGTTGTGTATTTTCTTTTTACTGCTTTAAACATATATGGCGTTAAAACAGCCGCTTCTTTTGAATTAGTTATAACTATATTTGCTGTGATTGAACTTCTGGTCTTTGCTTTTGTCTGCCTGCCTGAATTTGAAATGTCTAATTTACAGAAGAACCCTTTGCCGCATGGTTATTCGGGAGTTTTTGCTGCCCTTCCTTTTGCGATCTGGTTTTTTTTGGCAATCGAAGGAGTGGCCAATGTGGCGGAAGAAACCATAAATCCTCAAAAGAATATTTTGATCGGGTTTGGTTCTGCCATTGCAAGCCTTGTATTTTTAGCTATCTTAACTTTTATTGCTGCCGTTGGGGTTTCCGGTTGGGAAGATATTGTATTTGAAAAACCAGGCTCTTTACCTTCTGATTCGCCCTTACCCCTCGCTTTAGGAAAGGTGGTAGGAAAGTCACATTTTCTTTATCATATGCTGGTATCTATCGGCTTGTTCGGACTTTTAGCTTCTTTTCATGGAATTATTCTGGCAGCCGGACGTGCAACCTATGAACTTGGCAAGGAAAATTTTGCACCACCTTTTCTTGGACTAATTCACTCCCGTTTTCATACACCTGCCAGGGCCTTGCTTGTGAATATGATTTTTGGAATTCTCGCTTTGTTTACAGGCAAAACCGCAGAAATCATCACCCTGGCCTGTTTTGGTGCTCTTAGCCTATATATTACATCATGCTTGTCTTTATTGCAATTGCGTAAACAAAAACCTGAACTGGAACGTCCCTTTCAGGTTCCTTTTTATCCATATTTTCCTTTCATTGCACTTTCTATTGCGATTGTATCCTTGCTTGCAATGGTGTATTATAATGTTTTCCTTTTTATCATTTATCTAATGATTCACTTATTCTTTTATAGCTTATACCGCTATTTTTCCACAAGGAAGGCAAATGAAAATACCTGA
- a CDS encoding L,D-transpeptidase, whose amino-acid sequence MLNREDAILGLFYIGLGVKKKYNSIFIRSLLEDSDFLSLFPEKKLPLDFDCLEKYYSEQFSEKQLDILRMKWKEAVASLKDELSEPEKLILLYTVYRAILLTDPKKAEKHFFSLLLKEFGVSHSELVIYIQAQNNAAYTVPRKIWKQKSIFQFFKNAPLVKKIISIFSLSLFLFSIQLAGRSLWNHLNLEKSKLDTYKFFLPEDTDFPFSYRGIYTGDKICLQPLLQYNISPDKLENPYVSNGFFAGEYYNLRGRYIVADLDLQDSEGKCKGVSELLPKELLDSGYKPIEIEPSKEDCRGQSLNLCELSDNKTKLIATFITSSGVVQETYRDYYAPIMEIRHRNGDGRNRNYLRDLFFNGKAPGNSGERLLKYNNKIPMPNFLHFVPLKGMLGETQNGIHRYPYPSDRVKLGRPASLGCLRTSDAGSRFIRDWTPLGARLFILHKTVGHPLTDYPKQELSEVIQSSLLY is encoded by the coding sequence ATGTTGAACCGGGAAGATGCGATTTTAGGCCTTTTTTACATCGGGCTGGGTGTTAAAAAGAAGTATAATTCGATTTTTATAAGGTCCCTGTTAGAAGACAGTGATTTTCTTTCCTTATTTCCCGAAAAAAAACTGCCTCTTGATTTTGATTGTCTTGAAAAGTATTACTCCGAGCAGTTTTCGGAAAAGCAGTTAGACATTCTTCGCATGAAATGGAAAGAAGCTGTAGCTTCTTTAAAAGATGAGCTATCAGAGCCTGAAAAACTGATTCTTTTATATACGGTATATAGGGCTATTCTTCTTACTGATCCCAAAAAAGCAGAAAAACATTTCTTTTCTCTACTCTTAAAAGAATTTGGTGTAAGTCATTCTGAACTTGTTATATATATACAGGCTCAGAACAATGCTGCGTATACAGTTCCAAGAAAAATATGGAAGCAAAAGTCTATTTTTCAATTTTTTAAAAATGCTCCTCTTGTAAAAAAAATTATTTCGATATTTAGCTTATCTTTATTTCTTTTTTCTATTCAGTTAGCCGGAAGAAGTTTGTGGAATCATCTGAATTTGGAAAAGTCAAAACTGGATACCTATAAGTTTTTTTTGCCGGAGGATACGGACTTTCCTTTTAGTTATAGGGGGATTTATACCGGCGATAAGATTTGTTTACAGCCTCTGCTTCAATATAATATTTCTCCTGATAAGTTAGAAAATCCTTATGTATCGAATGGTTTTTTCGCAGGTGAATATTATAATTTGAGAGGGCGTTATATTGTTGCAGATTTAGACTTACAGGACAGTGAAGGAAAATGTAAAGGGGTATCGGAATTACTTCCGAAGGAATTGTTGGACTCCGGTTATAAACCTATAGAAATAGAACCCTCTAAAGAAGATTGCAGGGGGCAAAGTTTAAATCTCTGTGAATTAAGTGATAATAAAACAAAGTTAATCGCCACATTTATAACTTCTTCCGGAGTAGTTCAGGAGACGTATAGAGACTATTATGCTCCGATTATGGAAATTCGTCATCGTAACGGAGATGGTAGAAATCGTAATTATTTAAGAGACTTATTCTTTAATGGTAAAGCTCCCGGGAATTCTGGAGAGAGACTCCTCAAGTATAATAACAAAATACCTATGCCAAATTTTCTTCATTTTGTTCCCCTTAAAGGAATGCTGGGTGAAACGCAGAATGGTATACATCGTTATCCTTATCCTTCTGATAGAGTAAAGCTTGGAAGGCCGGCCAGTCTGGGTTGTCTTCGCACGAGCGATGCGGGTTCGAGGTTTATTCGTGATTGGACTCCTCTCGGAGCCCGTTTATTTATTTTGCATAAAACAGTCGGGCATCCTTTGACGGATTACCCGAAGCAGGAACTTAGCGAAGTGATTCAATCATCTCTTTTGTATTGA
- a CDS encoding aldehyde dehydrogenase family protein: MLQVINPATEEVISELKTDTEESIQEKFKKAKKAQILWEQKPYKERKKTIEQFKQLLETQIEELSKTLSEEVGKPLRQARNEILATRGRIDFFLEHTEKLMNEESVYRDENIEERITYEALGVIANISAWNYPYFVGSNVFIPALLTGNAVLYKPSEYASMSGLKIAELLLESGVPDDIFTPIIGAKNVGATLLQKKLDGVFFTGSYATGLKIAESSPVFARLQMELGGKDPVYVTDDVDVKNSAISLADGAFYNTGQSCCSVERIYVHESIFEEFIVNFVSEVKSFKVGNPLEEDTYIGPLARKEQLDFLDKQIKDARSKGAKLLLGGKKIEGIGYYYEPTIFVEVTHEMLLMKEESFGPIIGIQKVQDDEKAINLMNDTEYGLTAGVYCRNEARAKSILKGIKTGTAYWNCCDRVSPRLPWSGRKNSGVGMTLSHLGIRAFLNARGWHLRKS; the protein is encoded by the coding sequence ATGTTACAGGTAATAAACCCCGCAACAGAAGAAGTTATAAGTGAATTAAAAACTGATACTGAAGAAAGTATACAGGAAAAATTTAAGAAGGCTAAAAAAGCTCAGATTCTTTGGGAACAAAAACCCTATAAAGAAAGAAAGAAAACGATTGAGCAGTTTAAGCAACTTTTAGAAACACAGATAGAGGAACTATCAAAAACCTTAAGTGAGGAAGTGGGAAAACCCCTGAGGCAGGCTCGTAATGAAATATTGGCAACGAGAGGAAGAATTGACTTCTTCTTAGAACATACAGAAAAACTTATGAATGAAGAGTCGGTATATAGAGACGAAAATATAGAAGAGAGAATCACTTATGAAGCCCTCGGAGTTATCGCAAATATTTCCGCCTGGAATTATCCCTACTTTGTAGGTTCCAACGTCTTTATTCCTGCACTACTCACCGGCAATGCAGTATTATATAAACCTTCCGAATATGCAAGCATGAGCGGCCTGAAAATTGCAGAGCTTCTTTTAGAATCCGGAGTACCGGATGATATTTTTACTCCGATTATAGGAGCAAAAAACGTGGGAGCCACTCTCTTGCAAAAAAAATTAGACGGAGTCTTTTTTACCGGTTCCTATGCCACCGGTTTAAAAATAGCCGAATCGTCTCCGGTTTTTGCTCGTCTTCAAATGGAACTTGGTGGGAAAGATCCTGTTTATGTTACAGATGATGTAGATGTAAAGAATTCGGCTATTTCCCTGGCAGATGGAGCTTTTTATAATACCGGGCAAAGTTGTTGTTCGGTTGAAAGAATTTATGTACACGAATCTATTTTTGAAGAGTTTATTGTAAACTTTGTCTCTGAAGTTAAATCATTCAAAGTGGGAAACCCGCTCGAAGAAGATACATATATCGGTCCGTTGGCCCGAAAAGAACAACTGGACTTTTTAGACAAACAGATAAAAGATGCCAGGTCAAAAGGCGCCAAACTACTACTCGGTGGAAAAAAAATAGAAGGAATCGGCTATTACTACGAACCTACTATTTTTGTCGAAGTAACCCACGAAATGCTTCTCATGAAAGAAGAATCTTTCGGACCTATCATCGGAATTCAAAAAGTACAGGATGACGAAAAAGCAATAAATCTAATGAATGATACCGAATACGGATTGACAGCAGGAGTCTACTGTCGAAACGAAGCGCGGGCGAAGTCTATCTTAAAAGGTATTAAAACAGGAACAGCCTACTGGAACTGTTGCGATAGAGTAAGTCCGCGTTTGCCCTGGTCAGGTAGAAAAAATTCGGGTGTTGGGATGACTCTATCTCATTTAGGTATTCGAGCCTTTTTAAATGCTCGAGGCTGGCATTTGCGAAAATCTTAA
- a CDS encoding gamma-glutamyl-gamma-aminobutyrate hydrolase family protein, giving the protein MKIGFSSCFFHPDPERPIFKGKRLLYTEESMLQWFLEASCFPILLPSKFGAFSVEKIVKEIDGLLLQGGSDVCPESYGEEALQPEWSGDRYRDLYEIELIQECIAKNKPILGICRGHQILNVALGGSLYQDIQTQCKGALIHRNWEIYDSLEHEIHFTRGSILTKIFPGYTGGKIISIHHQAIKVPAASLSVDALSTEDGIIEAVHYKTERQQEANSSFALGLQWHPEFQTHYRTHLLSRNSLLEYYIKQVELRR; this is encoded by the coding sequence ATGAAAATCGGATTTTCCTCCTGCTTCTTTCATCCGGATCCGGAAAGGCCCATCTTCAAGGGCAAAAGGCTATTATACACTGAAGAATCCATGCTACAATGGTTCCTGGAAGCTTCCTGTTTTCCGATCCTACTCCCTTCGAAATTTGGAGCTTTTTCTGTTGAAAAAATTGTAAAAGAAATAGATGGGCTTCTTTTGCAGGGAGGTTCCGATGTATGCCCTGAATCCTATGGAGAAGAAGCCTTACAACCGGAATGGAGTGGAGATAGGTATAGAGATCTATATGAGATAGAACTAATACAGGAGTGTATCGCTAAGAATAAACCAATACTCGGAATATGCAGGGGACATCAGATTCTAAATGTGGCCCTTGGAGGGAGTCTTTATCAGGACATTCAGACACAATGTAAAGGAGCCCTAATTCATAGAAATTGGGAAATATACGATTCTTTAGAACATGAAATACACTTTACGAGAGGCTCTATTTTAACGAAAATCTTTCCGGGATATACGGGAGGAAAAATCATTTCCATCCACCACCAGGCTATTAAAGTTCCGGCAGCATCTTTATCCGTAGATGCACTCAGCACAGAAGATGGTATCATCGAAGCCGTACATTACAAAACCGAAAGACAACAGGAAGCAAATTCTTCTTTCGCCCTAGGATTACAATGGCACCCGGAATTTCAAACCCATTATAGAACTCATCTTTTATCCAGAAATAGCTTATTAGAATATTATATAAAACAAGTAGAACTCAGAAGGTAA